In ANME-2 cluster archaeon, the DNA window GTTGATCCTGCTAAGAGCTTGTTTGACCGCTGTTATAATACTTCTATCGGAAAGAACGTTTATAATTTCTGTCAATCGATCGATGTATTCAAGCATGTCATCATATTCGTCTTTGTAGAGCCAGACCCTGTTCGATTCAACATTAGTTTCCATACGACTTAATTTTGTTTTCAACTGTTAAATACTTCAGGCCATGTTCAACAAATACAAATGTGTGACCTGCGCGCCGTCCATGCATAGCTCCCCCCAACTCCATACGGGACAGGCTGCGCTGAACACTGAACCAAAACCCCGGGCAACAACCACGTAGATGGCGGTGCGTTCCTCCACCATGTACTCGAAACTCGCTTGAATCCACAAGGCTGGCTGCCACACTGCCGCCCTGACGGGCTGCGGTGGGAGAGTGTGAGATCGGGGAGATGAAATCGGCATTCATGCTATCAGTGGCGGCGATGTGGTCGGGGATCATACGGTGATGCTCTTTGGCTATGGTGAGTGTATCAAAGTACGGCACCAAGCAGGCGTTTGCTGGCGGGGCTGTGAGGGCTGCATAGTGGGTGATGGAGTGGGGGCCGGGGTGTACGGTATGGCTGATGTGCTGGGGCTGGGTAAGTAGGGTGTGAGTGTGGGGTATGTACGGGGTCGGTATATTGTGCGTGGTGTACGAGTGACTTCATGAATCTATCACGACGTACGTGGAGGTCGGGTTGGTTGTGTGGCTGGTGTGTTTTTGTGGGGTGGGTTGGATAGCTTAATACAGGAGAATGATGAAGAGTGTAGGTGATGATTGAAGTTAGTCCGGATGGATGTAGATGGACCATGTTTGGGTATAACACCAAATATGCGTGATATGCGAAGTCGGTTCGGATATACAACGTTGTGCGACATTGCCTGGCTAATTATTTCTGCATAATTACAGGTTGGGTAGCAGTTTGTGATCCAATTCGCATTGAAAATTGATTCAAGGAGGGGATTATAATGAAAAACGTTATTTCAAAACTCTTTCGGTGGCAACCGTCTCAGGAGACTCTGGTCACCGTTATCGCTGGTATTGTTATGATTGGCTTATCAATAGCACTGGGAGCCACTGAGAGTATCCCATGGATAAGCATCATCATTCGTGATATTGGGCAAATATCCTTGGGAATTCTCTTTCCCCTGCTATACATCCGACAACATGGCAATGACTTTATTAGCTTTGGCTTTAGCTTTAAGAAGTGGTATCTCTTTCTTCCAATCAATCTTGTTCTTGGGATACTCCTCCTCTTGCTGTTCTTGTCAGATGTTCCCCCTCCTGATGATTTTCGTTTGGACACGCCAATTTTGGGGGTAAGTGCCTTCGTTATGTTAGCTGTGATCTTTGAGATGGTGTTCTTTTACGGTTTTCTAAGGACCATGTTTGAACGAGCGTTCGGCATTGTTCCCGGAGTTGTTCTCTGTGCCGTATTTTACTCCTTGCATCATGTGGGATTTCAGCCAGAGTTTGGCAAACTGTTTGTTGTAGGGTTGATATTTGCTGTTGTCTATCGAATAGGTAACAGTGTCCTTTTACTATATCCCTTCTTTTTGGGAGTTGGTGCTACTTATGATGTTCTCATTCAGTCGGAGGAGGTTACACCTGTTTTATATCCTGAGATACGTACCTTGTATCTAACAGTGCTCATTCTGGGAATAATAATTTGGCTGTGGGTCAAGAGCCGACCAACAAAAAATAATATATAGAAACGCCAAGTAACGGTCGCATAACAGCGAGTATCTGGCTCCCCTTCGCTACGCAAAAATTGGTTCCAGTTGGTCGCCAACTTCAGGTACTTGCGAAACGTTATAAGCCATTTCGGCTATGCTTGATAAAGGTGAAGACTTATTAATAGCATTGAAATCTTTGAAAAGTATGCTCAAGAATATGATGAGTGGTTTGATGTAAATAGATTTGCCTATGAGTCCGAAGTTCAAGCCTTAAAGAAGTGCGTTCCAAAAAATAGTAAGGGTTTAGAGGTTGGAGTGGGTACGGGAAGATTTGCAGTTCCTCTTGGTATCAGGATTGGAGTGGAGCCAGCAAAAGCAATGGCAGATATAGCACAAAAACGTGGGATAGAGGTCTATAAAGCAAAAGCGGAAAAACTTCCTTTTGATGATTCT includes these proteins:
- a CDS encoding CPBP family intramembrane metalloprotease, with translation MKNVISKLFRWQPSQETLVTVIAGIVMIGLSIALGATESIPWISIIIRDIGQISLGILFPLLYIRQHGNDFISFGFSFKKWYLFLPINLVLGILLLLLFLSDVPPPDDFRLDTPILGVSAFVMLAVIFEMVFFYGFLRTMFERAFGIVPGVVLCAVFYSLHHVGFQPEFGKLFVVGLIFAVVYRIGNSVLLLYPFFLGVGATYDVLIQSEEVTPVLYPEIRTLYLTVLILGIIIWLWVKSRPTKNNI